Proteins found in one Magnolia sinica isolate HGM2019 chromosome 5, MsV1, whole genome shotgun sequence genomic segment:
- the LOC131245897 gene encoding transcription factor MYB4-like produces MVRAPCCEKMGLKKGPWTPEEDQILVAYIQRYGHGNWRALPKQAGLLRCGKSCRLRWTNYLRPDIKRGNFSREEEETIIELHELLGNRWSAIAARLPGRTDNEIKNVWHTHLKKRLKQNPAVSETRRHTAEMLDLEAYMESDLKHENFPNHQGFESANYVPVSPQQSSSDLSSQGTDCSARSCEERNIVTVDEQTTKINGNSWGNVLSADNSGMPEDFFPAIASDPQLQFPFSSSLFSEPVYPHLYGQDNDDSMDFWLNVFIEAGALPELPEI; encoded by the exons atggtGAGAGCTCCTTGCTGTGAGAAGATGGGATTGAAGAAGGGTCCATGGACTCCTGAAGAAGATCAGATCTTGGTAGCTTACATTCAAAGATATGGCCATGGGAATTGGCGGGCCCTTCCCAAACAAGCCG GACTGTTGAGGTGTGGAAAGAGTTGCAGACTCCGATGGACGAATTACTTGCGACCGGATATTAAACGAGGGAACTTCagcagagaagaagaagaaactataATCGAATTACATGAATTGCTCGGGAACAG ATGGTCTGCCATAGCTGCAAGATTACCAGGCCGAACTGACAATGAGATTAAAAATGTCTGGCACACCCACCTGAAGAAACGCCTCAAACAAAATCCAGCGGTGTCGGAAACAAGACGACACACTGCAGAAATGCTTGATTTGGAAGCCTATATGGAGAGTGACCTGAAACATGAGAATTTTCCAAACCACCAAGGATTCGAAAGCGCCAACTACGTCCCAGTGTCCCCACAACAATCTTCAAGTGATTTATCCTCACAAGGCACTGATTGCAGTGCCAGATCATGTGAAGAGCGCAACATTGTCACTGTCGACGAGCAAACCACGAAAATTAATGGGAATTCTTGGGGAAACGTATTGTCAGCAGACAATTCAGGCATGCCGGAAGATTTCTTCCCAGCAATTGCCTCCGATCCCCAACTTCAATTTCCATTCTCTTCTTCATTGTTTTCAGAACCCGTTTATCCACACCTATACGGCCAGGACAACGACGATAGCATGGATTTTTGGCTCAATGTCTTTATTGAAGCAGGAGCATTACCGGAGCTGCCGGAAATCTGA